Genomic segment of Gloeocapsa sp. PCC 7428:
GCCGCTACGCCCAACTGATGGAAGGGGTGCATTAAGATGTTATGCTCGGCTTGGAACACAAGCATAAAGTTGAACGTACCAGAGATACCCAAAGGCATACCGTCAGAGAAACTACCTTGCCCAATCGGGTAAATCAAGAATACAGAAGTTGCCGCAGCGACAGGTGCAGAGTACGCTACACAAATCCAGGGACGCATCCCCAAGCGGTAGCTTAGTTCCCACTGCCGACCTAGCCAGCAAAAAATACCAATGAGAAAATGAAAAACGATGAGTTCGTAGGGTCCACCGTTGTATAGCCATTCATCCAACGAAGCTGCTTCCCAAATAGGATAGAAATGCAAGCCGATCGCATTAGAAGAAGGAACAACAGCGCCAGTAATAATGTTGTTTCCGTAAAGCAAAGAACCGGAAACAGGTTCGCGAATACCATCAATATCAACAGGTGGAGCGGCAATAAAGGCAATGATGAAACAAATGGTAGCGGTTAACAAACACGGAATCATCAATACGCCAAACCAGCCTACGTACAATCGATTCTCCGTGCTAGTGACCCAATCGCAGAACCGCTCCCACAGATTCCCGCTTTCGCGTCGCTGTAGTGTTGTCGTCATGGTTCTATTGAGAGAAATAATGGTTAATTAATTTTGCGAGAGTTTAAAAAGCGTTTTGTTTTCTAATCGTTGTGTTGCTATACTCTTTCGCCTCAGAGTCAGGTACAGTACTTTTTTATCGTTGCGACTCCTCACACCAAATGCTATGCGATTCACTTCCTTAAGGCGAGAGTAGAATTTTTAGGAAGTTACTGACTCTTACTTTTTAGTATTTACATGGATTTTGCTATAAATCAATTTATTTATATTAAGTTTTACTAGCGTTTGTTACATGAAACTCGTTATATAGACACAGCAAAAAGCGCCCCCGCGAGGGAGGCGCTTCTAAATGGCTTTGAGCTAAAGTTTAGCCATTGATGCTCGGAGCAGTTAAAGCAACAGGAGTCGCTTCACCAGCAGCCAAGTCGAGAGGGAAGTTATGAGCATTACGCTCGTGCATGACTTCCATACCCAAGTTCGCACGGTTGAGGACGTCTGCCCAGGTACCGATGACGCGACCTTGCGAGTCAATCACCGACTGGTTGAAGTTGAACCCGTTGAGGTTGAACGCCATTGTGCTAATGCCCAACGAGGTGAACCAGATGCCAATCACTGGCCATGCGGCTAAGAAGAAGTGCAACGAACGGCTGTTGTTGAACGAAGCGTATTGGAAGATTAAGCGTCCAAAGTAGCCGTGTGCCGCTACGATGTTGTATGTCTCTTCTTCTTGTCCGAATTTGTAGCCGTAGTTTTGGCTTTCGCTTTCGGTTGTTTCACGCACTAACGAACTGGTCACGAGTGAACCGTGCATCGCACTGAAGAGTGCACCACCGAATACGCCTGCTACTCCTAACTGGTGGAATGGGTGCATCAGGATGTTGTGCTCGGCTTGGAACACTAACATGAAGTTGAATGTGCCGCTGATGCCGAGGGGCATGCCATCGCTGAATGAACCTTGTCCGATTGGGTAGATCAAGAAGACTGCGGTTGCTGCTGCTACTGGTGCTGAGTAGGCTACGGCAATCCATGGCCGCATTCCTAAACGGTAGGATAATTCCCACTCGCGTCCCATGTAGCAGAATACGCCGATCAAAAAGTGGAAGATGACTAATTGGTATGGTCCACCGTTGTATAGCCACTCATCTAATGATGCTGCTTCCCAGATTGGGTAGAAGTGTAACCCAATTGCGTTTGACGACGGAACGACTGCTCCGGTGATGATGTTGTTGCCGTAGATTAATGACCCTGCTACTGGTTCTCTAATGCCGTCGATGTCTACGGGGGGGGCGGCGATAAATGCAATGATGAAGCAGGTTGTTGCTGCTAGTAATGTCGGGATCATCAATACGCCGAACCAGCCTACGTATAGACGGTTATCGGTTGATGTTACCCAGTTGCAAAACCGCTCCCACAATCCGGCGCTTTCGCGTCTTTGTAGCGTTGTTGTCATACTTTTATGATTGCTTTTGTTTTGCTTATGATTTTGTAGGTGTTGTTCCCTACAATTAATACCTTAAGCTATTTGTTGCGATTTGTAAAGGATTTTAAAAATTTTTTAGAATTAAGTGAGTTCTAGCAGAGCGAAGTAATGTCCGGCGTTGTTACGTATAGTCCTGCCTACACCTTAGTGCCTACCTATGAGTGCTTTAATCGCTGTGATTATTGCAATTTTCGCGTAGAACCAGGTAAAGCACCCTGGATAACCCTCTCTACAGCCGAAAAAATCCTCAAAGAATTGCAGAATCAAAACGTTTGTGAGATTCTCATTTTAAGTGGCGAGGTTCATCCGCATTCATCAAGGCGTGAATCATGGCTACAGTTAATTTATGGGTTATGCGAACTGGCGATCGCACTGGGTTTTTTGCCACATACAAACGTAGGGCCTCTAAGTTTTGTAGAAATGCAACAGCTTAAAACCGTAAATGTATCGATGGGTTTAATGCTAGAGCAACTAACGCCTGCGTTATTAAATACAGTTCATCGCCATGCACCGAGTAAGATACCAGAACTAAGATTACAACAACTCGTTTGGGCAGGAGAATTACAGATTCCGTTTACAACAGGTTTACTTCTGGGAATTGGCGAAACACAAGATGATTGGTGGGAGACGTTGGAGGCGATCGCGCAATTACACACTCGTTATGGTCATATCCAAGAAGTCATTCTGCAACCTTACAGCCCAGGAAATCAACAAATATGGGACGCACCAGGCTTTGAACCGCAGCAGTTACCGCAAGTAATTGCAAAAGCTAGAGAAATTCTACCCGCAGAAATTACAATTCAAATTCCACCAAATTTAGTTTCAGATCCCAACTGGTTACTTGCTTGTATTAAAGCAGGAGCAAGAGATTTAGGCGGTATTGGACCAAAAGATGAAGTCAATCCAGATTATCCACATCTGACTTGCGAGAATTTATTACAAATATTAAAATCAGCCGGATGGCAACTCATACCACGCTTGCCAATTTATCCCCAGTATGGCAAATGGCTACCGCAACATTTACAAACAGCAGTGCAATCTTGGAGAAATATGGCTTCAGCAGCTTTTTGATTCTTCAGCCTGCTCGATCGACTGGTAGAACTGCTGACACTTCTATTGCATCTACTGCTGAGACAGCGCGTTTATCCGTTGATGGCGACGGCGCTGCCAAATTTTTGGTATCACTCGCATCCGACGTTTGAAGCTACTCCACTCTTGTGGACTCAATTCAATCTGTTGCCAAGTAGGTCGAGCTAATAAACGATCAGACCAACGATTCAAGTTAGGGTATTTGGTCAAAGCAATGCCTAGATCAGGCATTCTATGAACGAGTGTTCCAGCGACAATTTCTGCTAGTGTCAGCTGTTCGCCAGCAAAGTAAGGGGAGTCCTCCAATAAAGCTTCAAAATAATTCAATGTATTAATTGCCCGTAGCTGAGCATACTCCAACTCTACTGAGTTCTCATCGCGAACGAGTAATCTGAACACCGCAGGTAGTAATTCATTGAGCGTAACCATTTGCACCATCCGAACCTTTGCTAAAGCGATCGCATCAGTCGGAAGCAGCGATTGCTCAGGATACCGTGCTTCTAGATAATCTAGAATGGCTAACGATTCAATCACGCGAAAATCACCATCAACCAAAACTGGGACATGGCTAAAAGGATTCAAGGCGAGAAATTCAGGTTCAAATTGTTCGCCGCTTAAATCAACTGAAATTAATTCAAAAGGAAGTTGCTTTTCTAGCAGAGCTAACCATACAGGACGAGCATAAGCGGAAGGACGGGCATAGTAAAGCTTGAGCATAAGAACTATTTCTCACAATGAGAGCAATAAAAAGACCGATCGGTTTGTTATAGTGCAAAAAAAATTTAGATGAGTGCTGCTAGTTGGTTTTGAATATAAGTTTTAAGATGGTTTAGGGCACGTTCTAAATAAGAAGCATCGCCATACAACTTGCTGAGCATTACCCCTCCCTCAATGGTTGCAATCAAAATCGTAGCAATAGTATCAGAATTGACATCTGCACGCAATTCACCACGCATAACACCTTTATCGACAATGCGATGAATCAAACTGCGCCACGCATCCATGGCATGTTGCGCCCGTTCGCGTAAAGCTGGATGAGCATCATCACTCTCTACCGCTGTATTGAGGATTGGACAACCGCCCTGGACGGGTGGGTCGTTCAACATATGCTCATAAACACTGAGAATTGCAATTAAGCGATCCACCGCATGACGTTTTCCTTTCAAAGCACCCGTAAATTTCTGCTGTATGCGACTGGCTGCGAAGTCAAATGCTGCTAGAGCTAGCTCATCTTTGCTGCGGAAGTGATTATAAATGCCTCCTTTTTGTAAACCTGTAACACGCATTATGTCTGACATCGAAGACCCTGCATACCCTTGCTGGTTAAATAGAGCCGCTGCTTGCTCGATAATACGTGTTTTGGTTTGTTGAGCTTTTGACATCTAAATTAAAGACCGATCAGTCTGTTTAAAATTATAGCAGGAGTATAGCAAAAAGAATGAAATTTGCTTTGTGGTTTTATACAGACTGACTCAGCTATTTTAAAGTCAAGCGTTTGATATTAATCTTCAACTATTAGTAATAAAGCGTCATTTAAAAGCTTCGACGAGTCAATTAAGGCTGCTAATTCTTCTGGCTCATATTTTCCTTGACTAACTTCAAGTGATGCCGTGTCAATTGCACTATCTAGTGCGTTGCGTAGAATAGATTGCAAATCGTCTTTAGTTAGATAATAGCCTCCTGACTTGCGGCGCTTGTTCTTTTCCTTAATTTCCCGCACGCCATTACGAATTGACACTTCCCACGATTTTGTAGAACGGTTTTCGGCTTGCTTTTTGATCAAGTGATGTAACAAAACTTTGGCATGAGAACGAATATTATTAATTTTGTCATCGCAACTTATTTCTTCAAGTTCTTCTACCAGTAGTAAAGCTGCTGCGCTTTCACCCTTCAAAATTAAATTCTTAAGTTCTAATAACTCTTCCATAGTTCTATACAGCGTTAGAGCTTGTTTTAGTCTCTAAGACAAACCAATCAGAATTACGTCTATGAAGTGAAAGCTGATTATCGACCCAATCTAGTAGTAACTGTTGCCACTTAAGTACTATGATGGCACGCAGCTTATTACCCTAGCCCTATATTATCTGTGAGCTTGATTGCGTTTCACTTGTATAATCTATGTGTTCGTAAAAGCAATGCCAATAGGAATGATCTCTAACCACCGTTCAAGTATTGTTACTAACTTGAGTTCAACAACGTGAAAACAGCGCGATAAAATAGATGTAGTGAATTCAGAAGACCAAATATTGGTCGAAGGTGCCTATCGAGACTATTTACGGTAATCTTCAAGGATTAAAATCCAGCCAGATTAAGCAACTACAACGGCTGTATCAACAACGCCTACCAGGCGATCGCCCGACGACACCAGAATTTGCCCAGCGGTTGGCAGCAATTAGCACCGAAATTAACCAACCGGTGTGCGCCTATGTAAATCGTCGGGGACAAGTGATTCGTGTAGGGGTTGGTACGCCACGTCAAACTCAAATTCCACCACTAGAACTACCACGCTATGGCGCAGAACGTCTTAGTGGTATTCGCTGCATTGCTACGCAACTCAAATCTGAACCACCCAGCGAAGCGGCGTTAACTGCAATGGCGCTGCAAAGATTAGATGTTCTAGCGGTACTCAACATCACAGGATCAGGATTTCAACGTCGTGGGGGTGGAGCAACAGGCTATGTTAAAGAAACTTATCTGGCGCATTTGGTTCCTAGTACCGAAGAAACAGAAACTGATACACAGCAGACGCGCACTTCACCGCTAGCGAGTTGGAGTGTGTCACAACCGCTCAGTTTAGATGTTCTGAGTAATCAGGATTTTCTTGATTTAATTGAAGGACTCGAAGCTGAATTTCGGCGCGAATACGTTGCGACGCAGGTAGATAGCGACCGCGATCGCGTACTCATTGTGGGAGTCCAAACTGACGATCTGACACCACAAGCGTTTCAAGATACGCTCGACGAATTAGCGCGATTAGTTGATACCGCTGGGGGAGAAGTTTTACAAACATTCCGCCAAAAGCGATCGCGTCCGCATCCGCAAACCGCCGTTGGTGAAGGAAAAGTGCAAGAAATTGCTTTAACTGCACAAACGCTGGGTGCTAACTTAATTGTCTTTGACCGCGATCTTTCACCCGCGCAAGTCCGCAACTTAGAAACGCAAATCGGAATTCGCGTTGTTGACCGCACAGAGGTGATTTTAGACATTTTTGCCCAACGCGCTCGCACGCGTGCAGGTAAATTACAAGTCGAACTTGCCCAGCTTGAATATATGCTGCCGCGACTAACGGGACGGGGTCAAGCAATGTCGCGACTTGGTGGTGGAATTGGAACTCGCGGACCTGGTGAAACAAAACTAGAAACCGAACGCCGCGCGATCGCCAGACGGATTGCGAGATTACAAGAAGAAGTCAATCAGCTACAAGCGCATCGATCGCGTCTGCGACAACAGCGCCAACATCGCGAAGTTCCTTCAGTGGCGATCGTTGGTTATACGAACGCGGGAAAGTCTACACTACTCAATGCACTAACTAATGCGGAAGTTTACACAGCGGATCAGTTATTTGCAACGCTTGATCCAACGACACGCC
This window contains:
- the psbA gene encoding photosystem II q(b) protein, translating into MTTTLQRRESGNLWERFCDWVTSTENRLYVGWFGVLMIPCLLTATICFIIAFIAAPPVDIDGIREPVSGSLLYGNNIITGAVVPSSNAIGLHFYPIWEAASLDEWLYNGGPYELIVFHFLIGIFCWLGRQWELSYRLGMRPWICVAYSAPVAAATSVFLIYPIGQGSFSDGMPLGISGTFNFMLVFQAEHNILMHPFHQLGVAAVFGGALFCAMHGSLVTSSLIRETTEIESQNLGYKFGQEAETYSIVAAHGYFGRLIWQYASFNNSRSLHFFLGAWPVIGIWFTSLGISTMAFNLNGFNFNQSVIDSQGRVVATWADVLNRANLGIEVMHERNAHNFPLDLATGTPVPVAFTAPTISG
- the psbA gene encoding photosystem II q(b) protein produces the protein MTTTLQRRESAGLWERFCNWVTSTDNRLYVGWFGVLMIPTLLAATTCFIIAFIAAPPVDIDGIREPVAGSLIYGNNIITGAVVPSSNAIGLHFYPIWEAASLDEWLYNGGPYQLVIFHFLIGVFCYMGREWELSYRLGMRPWIAVAYSAPVAAATAVFLIYPIGQGSFSDGMPLGISGTFNFMLVFQAEHNILMHPFHQLGVAGVFGGALFSAMHGSLVTSSLVRETTESESQNYGYKFGQEEETYNIVAAHGYFGRLIFQYASFNNSRSLHFFLAAWPVIGIWFTSLGISTMAFNLNGFNFNQSVIDSQGRVIGTWADVLNRANLGMEVMHERNAHNFPLDLAAGEATPVALTAPSING
- the cofG gene encoding 7,8-didemethyl-8-hydroxy-5-deazariboflavin synthase subunit CofG, with translation MSGVVTYSPAYTLVPTYECFNRCDYCNFRVEPGKAPWITLSTAEKILKELQNQNVCEILILSGEVHPHSSRRESWLQLIYGLCELAIALGFLPHTNVGPLSFVEMQQLKTVNVSMGLMLEQLTPALLNTVHRHAPSKIPELRLQQLVWAGELQIPFTTGLLLGIGETQDDWWETLEAIAQLHTRYGHIQEVILQPYSPGNQQIWDAPGFEPQQLPQVIAKAREILPAEITIQIPPNLVSDPNWLLACIKAGARDLGGIGPKDEVNPDYPHLTCENLLQILKSAGWQLIPRLPIYPQYGKWLPQHLQTAVQSWRNMASAAF
- a CDS encoding glutathione S-transferase family protein, which gives rise to MLKLYYARPSAYARPVWLALLEKQLPFELISVDLSGEQFEPEFLALNPFSHVPVLVDGDFRVIESLAILDYLEARYPEQSLLPTDAIALAKVRMVQMVTLNELLPAVFRLLVRDENSVELEYAQLRAINTLNYFEALLEDSPYFAGEQLTLAEIVAGTLVHRMPDLGIALTKYPNLNRWSDRLLARPTWQQIELSPQEWSSFKRRMRVIPKIWQRRRHQRINALSQQ
- a CDS encoding TetR/AcrR family transcriptional regulator: MSKAQQTKTRIIEQAAALFNQQGYAGSSMSDIMRVTGLQKGGIYNHFRSKDELALAAFDFAASRIQQKFTGALKGKRHAVDRLIAILSVYEHMLNDPPVQGGCPILNTAVESDDAHPALRERAQHAMDAWRSLIHRIVDKGVMRGELRADVNSDTIATILIATIEGGVMLSKLYGDASYLERALNHLKTYIQNQLAALI
- a CDS encoding DUF29 family protein, with protein sequence MEELLELKNLILKGESAAALLLVEELEEISCDDKINNIRSHAKVLLHHLIKKQAENRSTKSWEVSIRNGVREIKEKNKRRKSGGYYLTKDDLQSILRNALDSAIDTASLEVSQGKYEPEELAALIDSSKLLNDALLLIVED
- the hflX gene encoding GTPase HflX, whose translation is MPIETIYGNLQGLKSSQIKQLQRLYQQRLPGDRPTTPEFAQRLAAISTEINQPVCAYVNRRGQVIRVGVGTPRQTQIPPLELPRYGAERLSGIRCIATQLKSEPPSEAALTAMALQRLDVLAVLNITGSGFQRRGGGATGYVKETYLAHLVPSTEETETDTQQTRTSPLASWSVSQPLSLDVLSNQDFLDLIEGLEAEFRREYVATQVDSDRDRVLIVGVQTDDLTPQAFQDTLDELARLVDTAGGEVLQTFRQKRSRPHPQTAVGEGKVQEIALTAQTLGANLIVFDRDLSPAQVRNLETQIGIRVVDRTEVILDIFAQRARTRAGKLQVELAQLEYMLPRLTGRGQAMSRLGGGIGTRGPGETKLETERRAIARRIARLQEEVNQLQAHRSRLRQQRQHREVPSVAIVGYTNAGKSTLLNALTNAEVYTADQLFATLDPTTRRLVVPDVGGEPQAIVLTDTVGFIHELPASLMDAFRATLEEVTEADALLHVVDLSHPAWQSQIRSVMSILSEMPITPGPMLIALNKVDRVDSDTLAVAQEEFPQAVYISASDRLGLETLRQRLGQLVRYAVAPS